In Candidatus Zixiibacteriota bacterium, the sequence GCTTCAATGCCGAAGCAGATGGAGTGGGGACTTTAGAGATTATCCAGAAACTGCTTGAGGATATTAAGGATTCAGATTAAGCTTGGAGTATAAACCTTTAGGTTTATCTTGTGAGTTAAAGCAACTGGAGACGCATGCCATGCGTCTCTACATTCTAAGATTGGGTCATTCTGAGCCCTATGGGCGAAGAATCTATAGATTCTTCGGTCGTCCATTTGGACTCCCTCAGAATGACAGGCGGGGCTTTTTCAGAGACTTCTGACAAGGAGGGAGAATGAGAATAAAGATTTTAACAATTCTTTTTTTTATGCTGATTTTTCTGCCGTCCTTTTGTATTAGCAAGACCTTTGGCCTGAAATCTATCTCTAATAATATCTCCCTTTACCAGAACTCTTATGATAATAACCAGAATGCAGGCCAGACCTTGCAGATAGTGTTGATTAATAGCTTTAAATTAGGCACCTGGTTCACCCTGGAGATAACAGGGGATATCGACCGCAATCTACAGGAAATTGGAAGAACCTGTCATTATTTTGAATTCGGCCTGGTTAAAGATGTCAAGTCCGGGTTCAGTTTCAATTATCAAAGGGTGATCGGGACTTTTGTGGATAAGCCGGTTAATCAATTCGGGATAAGGTTTTCGTTTTAGCTTTTGGCAAGTAGCAGGTAGCTTGGAGCAGGGAGTAAAACAAAAAGGTAGAACAGACATTTCCTACGGATCCATTTCTTGGACTTGTCTGTTCAAAAAGTTCAGACCCTAGAAACGGGTCCGTAGGACAGGGATGTCTGAGCCACCAAGAAGGAGCAAAACATGAGAAGAGGTTTTAGATTCAAAGATTTCGGTTTTGATTTCGGGTTTCCGCCCTTTGGGTTCTATTTCCGAGGACCTTGGAGATTCCCTAAGAAGGAGGAATACTTGAGGATGCTGGAGGATTATAAAAACGACTTAGAAGAAGAACTCAAAGAAGTGAAAAGAGAAATAGAGGAACTGAAGAAAGAAGTTCAATAAATGGTTATGATTTAGAAAGGGAGGATTTAATGGAATATGCTGATTACAAATATATTAAAGATTTGGATTCTATTATAGCCAAAATTGGGAATAGGTGGAAAAATTTGCCCGTTGAAGAGGTCATTCGATTTTGCACAAAATTTAAAGTGCTCTCTTCGATTAAAGAGGGTCAATTTATTGTATTGAAGCTACAAAGAAAATAATGCAAGATCATCGACGGTTTTTAAAGCCAGAAGTCATATCCAAGCTTTCCGGGATGGAGATGAAGGCGCGCTTGGTGGTGGAGGGGTTTATCGCCGGGCTTCATCGCAGCCCCTATCACGGTTTTTCAGTCGAATTCGCTGAACATCGACAATATATGCCCGGTGACTCTTTGAGAAATATCGACTGGAAGGTTTATGGAAAAACAGACAGGTATTTTGTTAAGGAATTTGAGGAAGAGACCAATCTAAAAGCTTATCTTCTTCTGGATATCTCAGGCTCGATGGGTTATTCCTCCAACGGAATAAATAAATTGGAATATGGCTCATATCTTTGTGCGGCTTTGTCCTACCTTATGCTCAAGCAAAGGGATTCAGTGGGTTTGGTGATATTCGACCAGAAGATTAAGAAATATATCCCTCCAAAATCGACTTTGAGCCATCTGCACAATCTCTTAAGGGAGTTAGACAAGCTTTCCCCCTCTGAACCTACCAACATAAGCTCAGCTTTGCACCAGATGGCAGAGAGGATAAAAAGAAGAGGGCTGATTATCTTACTTTCAGACCTTTTTGAACAGCCGGAGGAGATTATCTCCGGGTTGAAACATTTCAGGCACAAAAAACATGAGGTTATCGTATTCCATATATTAGACCCAAAGGAGAGAAGTTTTGCCTTTGAGAATGAGGCGATTTTTAAAGATTTAGAGACTAGTGAAGAAATTATGACCTCACCCTGGCAGATAAGAAAGGAATATCAGGAAAGATTAAAGGAGCTTTTGAACAAATATACCCTGGAATGTCGTGAAAGTTTGATAGATTATGTGTTGTTGGATACCTCTGTCCCATTTGACCGGGCTTTGTTTTCTTATCTGAACAAAAGACAGAGGCTGTGGTAAAATGTTTGGAGTGGACCGGCAGTCGTAACCGTAGCGTTGCCACTCTGTGGCAACGAACAAACGTCCTCACGGGAGTGAGGACGCTACACCTCTCTTCACGGGAGAGTAAAGATTAAGGAGAGCTTATGCTTCTAATTGGGGCGCATATGTCCATAGCTGAGGGATTTTTTAATTCCCTCCATTTCGGGAAAGAGGTCGGTTGCACAACCATTCAGATTTTCACCAAAAGCGCAAACCAGTGGAAAGCAAAAGAACTGACAGATGAGGATGTCGATAAATTTAAACTGGT encodes:
- a CDS encoding DUF5320 domain-containing protein — translated: MRRGFRFKDFGFDFGFPPFGFYFRGPWRFPKKEEYLRMLEDYKNDLEEELKEVKREIEELKKEVQ
- a CDS encoding DUF58 domain-containing protein; this encodes MQDHRRFLKPEVISKLSGMEMKARLVVEGFIAGLHRSPYHGFSVEFAEHRQYMPGDSLRNIDWKVYGKTDRYFVKEFEEETNLKAYLLLDISGSMGYSSNGINKLEYGSYLCAALSYLMLKQRDSVGLVIFDQKIKKYIPPKSTLSHLHNLLRELDKLSPSEPTNISSALHQMAERIKRRGLIILLSDLFEQPEEIISGLKHFRHKKHEVIVFHILDPKERSFAFENEAIFKDLETSEEIMTSPWQIRKEYQERLKELLNKYTLECRESLIDYVLLDTSVPFDRALFSYLNKRQRLW